In the genome of Aspergillus luchuensis IFO 4308 DNA, chromosome 2, nearly complete sequence, one region contains:
- a CDS encoding putative 2,3-diketo-5-methylthio-1-phosphopentane phosphatase (COG:E;~EggNog:ENOG410PK8K;~InterPro:IPR036412,IPR006384,IPR023214;~PFAM:PF06888,PF12710;~go_function: GO:0016791 - phosphatase activity [Evidence IEA]) — protein sequence MSSNGTTTRKIVCFSDFDGTIFMQDTGHVLFDNLGCGAKRRQMLDEQIKSGERSFREVSEEMWGSLRIPFEDGFDVVQEELDIDPGFQEFHKFCIEKGIEFNVISAGLKPVLQKVLDTFLGEQEASRIQIVANDAEIKSDGSEWKPIWRHETELGHDKALSIKEGRAQAAEDALEGEIPLIIFIGDGVSDLPAAREADVLFARKGLRLEEYCIENKIPYIGFDSFSDVKREVEAIMKEDQEKTKGVGKPARFNPRANMWRRISSRQAVPKFVAATPSNEEKMFLWPESFSEYRPKNADDIRV from the exons ATGTCGTCCAACGGTACCACAACAAGAAAGATTGTCTGCTTCTCAG ACTTCGATGGAACGATATTCATGCAAGACACAGGCCATGTCCTCTTCGATAATCTAGGATGTGGCGCCAAGCGCCGCCAAATGCTCGACGAGCAAATCAAGTCCGGCGAGCGCTCGTTCCGCGAAGTCTCCGAGGAAATGTGGGGTTCGCTACGGATCCCCTTCGAGGACGGCTTCGATGTGGTGCAGGAGGAACTGGATATTGATCCTGGGTTCCAGGAATTTCACAAGTTCTGTATCGAAAAGGGGATTGAGTTCAATGTGATCAGTGCTGGATTGAAGCCTGTTTTGCAGAAAGTGCTGGACACTTTCCTGGGAGAGCAAGAG GCTTCGCGCATTCAAATTGTCGCCAATGATGCAGAAATCAAGTCCGACGGGTCGGAGTGGAAGCCGATCTGGAGGCATGAAACAGAGCTTGGCCACGACAAGGCGCTGTCTATCAAAGAGGGTCGTGcgcaagcagcagaagatgctTTGGAAGGAGAGATCCCtcttatcatcttcattgGCGACGGCGTGTCCGACCTCCCGGCTGCTCGCGAAGCAGATGTTCTCTTTGCGCGCAAGGGTCTGCGTTTAGAAGAATACTGCATTGAGAACAAGATCCCCTACATTGGTTTCGACTCATTTTCCGACGTCAAGCGGGAAGTAGAAGCGATCATGAAGGAGGATcaggagaagaccaagggTGTGGGCAAGCCTGCCCGATTCAACCCCCGGGCTAACATGTGGCGGCGGATTTCCAGCAGGCAGGCT GTTCCGAAGTTTGTCGCTGCGACGCCATCcaacgaagagaagatgtTCCTCTGGCCAGAGAGCTTCTCCGAATACCGACCCAAGAATGCGGATGATATCCGAGTGTGA
- a CDS encoding uncharacterized protein (COG:S;~EggNog:ENOG410PTE3): MALRANLVKGIASGIGLASESISAYKASREEKKANASDTDNTVREATTEDAVEVEHLINEQHEEEWVLDEAQDELAGDEHRADSEPAGGDIEGLAVSFLQNHPAPPPYAPASDLPRLSCPVVLPQRRPKSRKRGFIRAYAPVLEEFGIDKTMFLDFLETSNRACQATPWLQAINLASIGTMFIPEPISIAVSILIQLATDVAMAVDGRRRTNKFFDKINDEFFRPRGLFCLVMTWKPGSDSPYATFDMNSTISAAIEHGGAGLMNKVRHRLKSSDAKTHGILPFSECAPLVFPDLDELAEHRGDNQSRLKGTKRRKEFVSDYWDRRSQAKFMMKNPDSALSQGHKPTFTSRYADPSHPASSGSLVGLLTGGHMTGERLVQLRSGGNGTDRRGGLGRQSIESPPLSLGGLAAGVRAARLGRLPMEDPQGQDEMHREESYQHPPAHTSYGGQSVPGRGRGIRDLRQTGPLGSPIGGIKKLLKEVCMIPFPMAGRY; the protein is encoded by the exons ATGGCTCTCAGAGCCAACCTCGTCAAGGGTATCGCATCCGGCATCGGTCTAGCCTCGGAGAGCATATCGGCCTATAAAGCAagtagagaagagaaaaaggcgaATGCATCGGACACAGATAATACTGTCAGAGAAGCGACTACAGAGGATGCCGTCGAAGTCGAGCATCTCATCAACGAGCAGCACGAGGAGGAATGGGTTCTTGACGAGGCGCAAGATGAATTAGCTGGGGATGAGCACCGTGCCGACTCAGAGcctgctggtggtgatatCGAAGGTTTAGCAGTCTCGTTTCTTCAGAATCATCCCGCTCCACCTCCGTACGCCCCCGCGTCGGATTTGCCCAGACTGTCTTGTCCTGTGGTGCTGCCTCAGCGAAGGCCGAAGTCTCGCAAGCGAGGCTTCATTCGAGCCTATGCTCCTGTTCTGGAGGAATTTGGTATCGACAAGACTATGTTTCTTGACTTTTTGGAGACGTCGAACCGAGCGTGCCAGGCGACTCCGTGGTTGCAAGCGATTAATTTGGCTTCTATTGGGACTATGTTCATTCCTGAACCTATTTCGATAGCTGTTTCGATTTTGATACAGTTAGCGACTGATGTGGCTATGGCTGTTGATGGTAGGAGAAG GACGAACAAATTCTTTGACAAGATCAATGATGAGTTCTTCCGGCCTCGTGGTCTTTTCTGTTTGGTTATGACATGGAAGCCCGGGTCCGACTCTCCTTACGCTACCTTCGATATGAACTCCACGATATCCGCGGCCATCGAGCATGGTGGAGCAGGGTTGATGAACAAGGTTCGGCATAGACTCAAGTCATCGGATGCTAAGACGCACGGCATTTTGCCCTTCTCGGAGTGTGCCCCTCTTGTCTTTCCTGACCTGGATGAGTTAGCGGAACATCGAGGAGACAATCAGTCTAGACTGAAGGGTACGAAGCGAAGAAAGGAGTTCGTCTCAGATTACTGGGACCGGAGGTCACAGGCCAAATTT atgatgaagaacccCGATAGTGCTTTGAGCCAGGGTCATAAGCCAACGTTCACATCACGTTATGCCGACCCTAGCCACCCTGCCAGCAGCGGCTCCTTGGTCGGTCTACTTACGGGTGGACATATGACTGGTGAGAGATTAGTGCAACTTCGAAGTGGCGGAAATGGAACCGATAGAAGAGGAGGTCTCGGCAGGCAGTCAATTGAATCGCCACCTTTGTCCCTTGGAGGGCTGGCGGCTGGTGTTCGTGCAGCTAGGCTTGGACGATTACCGATGGAAGATCCGCAAGGGCAGGATGAGATGCACCGCGAAGAGAGTTATCAGCATCCACCTGCTCATACTTCGTATGGCGGCCAAAGCGTTCCTGGTCGTGGACGGGGAATCAGAGACCTTCGCCAGACAGGTCCTCTAGGAAGTCCCATTGGAGGAATCAAGAAGCTTCTGAAAGAGGTGTGTATGATACCTTTTCCGATGGCTGGCAGATACTAA
- a CDS encoding uncharacterized protein (COG:S;~EggNog:ENOG410Q2TG), protein MTESKARKILRSLYLEVVGGEHSTPFVSNSPGSQGDVMPLFLQEHNISISSWDLESNSEYPSSLPFVPRSQSFLQAYPTTSHLPFPEYIPLADRDKARKKGWLVTDEENCSYEAALFFTKYATANRVFHRPYSSLMDFCEVRKMTPPNPFMSYATQIGPCPSTGRCWGIRLFLEPQIRDTPPLPHIAAVAYQPMNARDGSILGGELVTILSIMRSRVKEFKVESEEMIEGLPDMNKQELEDLSQKSPAFPDEQKFPVLLVSFVGPQHARLLCASMYTHALIIHVSKLYSFEREQDAPLDLFISWLFARPVAGA, encoded by the exons ATGACGGAGAGTAAAGCTCGGAAGATATTGAGGTCGCTGTACCTTGAAGTGGTCGGAGGAGAGCATAGCACACCCTTCGTCTCTAATTCGCCTGGCTCACAAGGGGACGTCATGCCGCTGTTTCTGCAAGAACATAACATATCTATATCTTCTTGGGATCTTGAGTCAAACTCTGAATATCCGTCATCTCTACCGTTCGTCCCGCGTTCTCAGTCATTTCTACAAGCCTACCCCACTACCTCTCATCTTCCATTCCCCGAGTACATCCCACTGGCCGACAGAGACAAGGCTCGGAAAAAAGGGTGGTTGGTGACCGACGAAGAGAACTGTTCCTATGAGGCTGCTCTTTTTTTTACCAAATATGCCACTGCCAATCGAGTCTTCCACCGTCCGTACTCATCACTGATGGATTTCTGCGAAGTACGCAAAATGAC GCCACCGAATCCTTTCATGAGTTACGCTACACAAATTGGACCGTGTCCATCTACAGGACGCTGCTGGGGAATCCGTCTTTTCCTTGAGCCTCAGATTCGCGATACTCCACCACTTCCCCATATTGCTGCAGTGGCTTACCAGCCAATGAATGCCAGAGATGGTTCAATTTTGGGTGGTGAGCTCGTTACTATCCTCTCAATCATGCGTAGTCGCGTCAAGGAGTTTAAAGTGGAAAGTGAAGAGATGATAGAAGGTCTACCTGATATGAATAAGCAAGAGCTTGAAGATCTTTCCCAGAAGAGTCCAGCCTTCCCAGATGAACAGAAGTTTCCAGTTCTACTTGTTTCATTTGTGGGGCCACAGCATGCACGACTGCTTTGTGCCTCCATGTATACACATGCTCTGATCATTCACGTGTCGAAGCTTTATAGCTTCGAGAGAGAGCAGGATGCTCCGCTCGATCTATTCATATCTTGGCTGTTTGCGCGTCCTGTGGCGGGAGCCTGA
- a CDS encoding uncharacterized protein (COG:S;~EggNog:ENOG410Q2TG) — MTENVVRERVISLYHIFTGEVEGPQSVPFVSSEPGSEGDVLPSFLHEQKISISSWDIEANLTGSPVTSVPFIQQPHLLPHDSLPLIEVLFPDFNLSTRRREAERYGLVVADQADWSDELCQFFGELALATRLGRVYSSLPDLYKVRHISHPHPFVLSARAYGFFPNFEDGWKIDLCLEPDRRIKSALPHIMLTASQPAQAREGSILYGELAVIVSVMHDRAIQPEVGSEEEMEKLGKLSRTDLEELDEVLNEKAPAFPNEQKFPLLLLSLVNPKHARILCAYMSDDLLVVKMSKIYSFEEKESAPIGLFLSWLFASPSPVVET; from the exons ATGACTGAAAACGTTGTACGTGAGCGAGTCATCTCGCTATACCACATTTTTACTGGAGAAGTCGAGGGCCCTCAGAGTGTGCCTTTTGTCTCCAGTGAGCCTGGTTCAGAGGGAGATGTTTTGCCATCATTCCTTCATGAACAAAAAATCTCTATCTCTTCTTGGGATATCGAAGCGAACCTTACGGGTTCTCCAGTAACATCGGTGCCGTTCATCCAACAGCCTCATTTATTGCCGCACGACTCCCTTCCTCTAATCGAGGTTCTCTTCCCTGACTTCAACCTGTCGACTCGGAGAAGGGAGGCAGAAAGATacgggttggtggtggctgaTCAGGCTGATTGGTCCGATGAATTGTGCCAGTTCTTCGGTGAGTTGGCTCTTGCCACTCGACTCGGCCGTGTGTACTCGAGCTTACCGGACTTGTACAAAGTGCGGCACATAAG TCACCCTCATCCTTTCGTGTTGTCCGCCCGAGCGTATGGGTTTTTTCCCAATTTCGAAGATGGTTGGAAGATCGATCTTTGCCTTGAGCCGGATAGGCGAATCAAATCCGCACTCCCCCATATTATGTTGACTGCTTCCCAGCCAGCACAAGCTAGAGAGGGCTCCATTTTGTATGGGGAGCTTGCAGTGATTGTTTCTGTTATGCATGATCGTGCCATACAGCCTGAGGTAGGAAgcgaagaggagatggagaagctggggAAGCTGTCTCGAACGGATCTAGAAGAGCTTGATGAAGTACTTAATGAGAAGGCACCGGCCTTTCCAAATGAGCAGAAATTTccactcctccttctttcccttgtgAACCCAAAGCATGCAAGGATACTTTGTGCTTACATGTCTGACGATCTGCTGGTGGTTAAAATGTCGAAGATTTACAGCTTTGAGGAAAAGGAGTCAGCTCCCATCGGTCTGTTCCTATCCTGGCTGTTtgcttccccctcccccgtgGTGGAAACGTGA
- a CDS encoding uncharacterized protein (COG:G;~EggNog:ENOG410PHNV;~InterPro:IPR010720,IPR017853,IPR013780;~PFAM:PF06964;~SECRETED:SignalP(1-25);~go_function: GO:0046556 - alpha-L-arabinofuranosidase activity [Evidence IEA];~go_process: GO:0046373 - L-arabinose metabolic process [Evidence IEA]) has protein sequence MVAFSALSGVSALSLLLCLVQHAHGVSLKVSTQGGNSSSPILYGFMFEDINHSGDGGIYGQLLQNPGLQGTTPNLTAWAAVGDATIAIDGDSPLTSAIPSTIKLDVADDATGAVGLTNEGYWGIPVDGSEFQSSFWIKGDYSGDITVRLVGNYTGTEYGSATITHTSTADNFTQASVKFPTTKAPDGNVLYELTVDGSVAAGSSLNFGYLTLFGETYKSRENGLKPQLANVLADMKGSFLRFPGGNNLEGNSAENRWKWNETIGDLWDRPGREGTWTYYNTDGLGLHEYFYWCEDLGLVPVLGVWDGFALESGGNTPITGDALTPYIDDVLNELEYILGDTSTTYGAWRAANGQEEPWNLTMVEIGNEDMLGGGCESYAERFTAFYDAIHAAYPDLILIASTSEADCLPESMPEGSWVDYHDYSTPDGLVGQFNYFDNLDRSVPYFIGEYSRWEIDWPNMKGSVSEAVFMIGFERNSDVVKMAAYAPLLQLVNSTQWTPDLIGYTQSPDDIFLSTSYYVQEMFSRNRGDTIKEVTSDSDFGPLYWVASSAGDSYYVKLANYGSETQDLTVSIPGTSTGKLTVLADNDPDAYNSDTQTLVTPSESTVQASNGTFTFSLPAWAVAVLAAN, from the exons ATGGTGGCTTTCTCAGCTCTTTCGGGCGTCAGCGCTCTTTCTTTACTGCTATGCCTCGTTCAACATGCACATGGAGTTTCCTTGAAGGTCTCCACCCAGGGTGGCAACTCATCCAGCCCCATCCTGTATGGGTTCATGTTTGAG GATATCAATCACTCAGGAGACGGAGGAATTTACGGGCAATTGCTGCAGAACCCTGGCCTTCAGGGAACGACACCCAACCTGACTGCTTGGGCGGCTGTCGGTGATGCTACCATCGCGATTGATGGTGACAGTCCATTGACTTCTGCCATTCCCAGCACTATAAAGCTGGATGTTGCGGATGATGCTACCGGTGCGGTGGGTCTCACCAATGAGGGATATTGGGGCATCCCAGTCGACGGCAGCGAATTCCAGAGTTCCTTCTGGATAAAGGGAGATTACTCGGGCGACATCACCGTCCGACTGGTTGGAAACTATACCGGCACGGAGTACGGCTCTGCCACTATCACCCATACGTCCACAGCAGACAACTTCACCCAAGCCTCCGTCAAGTTCCCCACCACCAAGGCTCCAGATGGCAACGTCTTGTACGAGCTCACAGTGGATGGAAGCGTGGCTGCTGGTTCGTCTTTGAACTTCGGATACCTGACGCTTTTTGGCGAGACTTATAAATCAAG GGAAAATGGCCTGAAGCCCCAGCTGGCCAATGTGTTGGCTGATATGAAAGGATCTTTCCTGAGGTTTCCCGGCGGCAACAACCT TGAGGGAAACAGCGCAGAAAACCGCTGGAAGTGGAACGAGACAATCGGCGATCTCTGGGATCGTCCCGGCCGTGAAG GCACTTGGACTTACTATAACACCGATGGACTTG GCCTCCACGAATACTTTTACTGGTGTGAGGATTTGGGACTCGTGCCGGTGCTCGGAGTCTGGGATGGGTTCGCTCTGGAGTCAGGTGGCAACACCCCGATTACGGGCGATGCACTGACCCCTTATATTGATGACGTCTTGAACGAACTCGAG TACATCTTGGGCGATACGAGCACGACCTACGGAGCATGGCGCGCTGCCAATGGACAAGAGGAGCCGTGGAACCTTACCATGGTCGAGATTGGCAATGAAGATATGCTGGGAGGCGGATGCGAGTCCTACGCCGAGCGTTTTACTGCCTTCTATGATGCAATCCATGCGGCTTACCCGGATCTCATCCTTATTGCTAGCACCAGCGAGGCGGATTGCTTGCCCGAGTCGATGCCCGAGGGTAGCTGGGTCGACTACCACGACTACAGCACGCCCGATGGACTGGTGGGCCAGTTCAACTATTTCGACAACCTGGACCGCTCTGTGCCATACTTCATCGGCGAGTATTCGCGCTGGGAGATCGACTGGCCCAACATGAAGGGGTCGGTTTCCGAGGCTGTTTTCATGATCGGGTTCGAGAGGAACAGCGATGTGGTCAAGATGGCGGCGTATGCGCCATTGCTCCAGCTGGTGAACTCGACTCAGTGGACG CCGGACCTGATCGGATACACCCAGTCACCCGATGACATTTTCCTCTCGACCAGCTACTACGTGCAGGAAATGTTCTCGCGCAACCGTGGTGATACCATCAAGGAGGTGACCTCTGACAGCGACTTTGGACCGTTGTACTGGGTTGCGTCGAGCGCCGGCGACTCGTACTACGTGAAGCTGGCCAACTACGGCTCGGAGACGCAAGACCTTACCGTGAGCATCCCAGGAACGAGCACAGGCAAGTTGACGGTGCTGGCGGACAATGACCCCGACGCGTACAACTCTGACACCCAGACGCTGGTCACGCCGAGCGAATCGACGGTGCAGGCGAGCAATGGTACCTTTACCTTTAGTTTGCCGGCATGGGCGGTGGCTGTCCTGGCTGCGAACTAG
- a CDS encoding uncharacterized protein (COG:E,G;~EggNog:ENOG410Q2ZW;~InterPro:IPR009262;~PFAM:PF06027;~TransMembrane:10 (i69-86o106-125i137-157o169-187i194-213o228-248i260-280o292-311i318-338o344-363i);~go_component: GO:0016021 - integral component of membrane [Evidence IEA];~go_function: GO:0022857 - transmembrane transporter activity [Evidence IEA];~go_process: GO:0055085 - transmembrane transport [Evidence IEA]) codes for MSADNEKSAAVADVQPQPQYSTEKTEQVHTVTESSEQTGQSQDQEAQQEQQPTQSRAARLFAYMKTRDFWLVLILGQIIALADISSSTFSSLLSNAGNSIPAFQTLWNYILLNLVYTSITIYKYGFKKWFRMLYRDCWRYFILSFLDVEGNYFMVLAYRYTSLLSAELFSFWTIICVAIISFVFLRVRYHITQYLGIFLACGGLGMLIASDYLRGANYPAQDQVKGDLFALLACTIYAFSNLFEEFMVSKRPMYEVIGQMGFWGMFINGVQCAIFDRSSFHGATWDNKVGGYIAGYTIVLFIFYTLAPIMLRVSSAMFFNISLLTMNFWGLIIGIQVFHYSVQFLYPIAFVLIVIGLFVYFIMEGEMGEAKKPWLGKDQEGGVDGIGTGRRAQQTGHAIV; via the exons ATGTCTGCCGATAATGAAAAGTCCGCGGCTGTCGCCGACGTGCAGCCTCAACCCCAATATTCCACGGAGAAGACAGAGCAGGTGCATACTGTGACCGAGTCGTCGGAGCAGACCGGTCAATCGCAAGATCAGGAGgcccagcaggagcagcagccaacCCAAAGTCGCGCGGCCAGGCTGTTTGCCTACATGAAGACCCGCGATTTCTGGTTGGTTTTGATTCTAGG TCAAATCATCGCACTGGCCGATATCAGCTCCTCGaccttttcctccctcctctccaacgCTGGCAACAGTATCCCCGCCTTCCAGACCCTCTGGAACTACATCCTGCTCAACCTCGTCTACACCAGCATTACCATCTACAAGTACGGCTTTAAGAAATGGTTTCGAATGCTCTATCGCGACTGCTGGCGGTACTtcatcctttccttcctggATGTCGAAGGCAACTACTTCATGGTGCTCGCCTACCGCTATACCTCGCTGCTCAGTGCCGAGCTTTTCAGCTTCTGGACCATCATTTGTgtcgccatcatctccttcgtcTTCCTGCGCGTCCGCTACCACATCACCCAATACCTTGGTATCTTCCTCGCCTGCGGTGGTCTGGGCATGCTCATCGCATCCGATTACCTGCGCGGTGCCAACTACCCCGCCCAAGATCAAGTGAAGGGTGACCTGTTTGCCCTCCTGGCCTGCACCATCTATGCCTTCAGCAACCTGTTCGAAGAGTTTATGGTTTCCAAGCGGCCCATGTACGAGGTCATCGGCCAGATGGGCTTCTGGGGTATGTTCATCAACGGCGTGCAGTGCGCCATCTTCGACCGGAGCTCCTTCCACGGCGCCACCTGGGACAACAAGGTGGGCGGGTACATTGCGGGTTACACCATAGTGCTGTTCATCTTTTACACGCTGGCGCCCATTATGCTGCGTGTGTCATCAGCCATGTTCTTCAACATCTCCTTGCTGACGATGAACTTCTGGGGTTTGATCATCGGTATCCAGGTGTTCCATTACTCCGTGCAATTCCTGTATCCCATTGCCTTCGTGCTGATCGTCATTGGCCTGTTTGTGTACTTCATCATGGAGGGCGAGATGGGTGAGGCGAAGAAGCCGTGGCTAGGAAAGGACCAGGAgggtggagtggatggaattGGAACGGGCCGTCGTGCGCAGCAGACGGGACATGCGATTGTCTAG
- a CDS encoding pepsin-like aspartic protease (COG:O;~EggNog:ENOG410PHCH;~InterPro:IPR033121,IPR021109,IPR001461,IPR034163;~MEROPS:MER0090758;~PFAM:PF00026;~go_function: GO:0004190 - aspartic-type endopeptidase activity [Evidence IEA];~go_process: GO:0006508 - proteolysis [Evidence IEA]), with amino-acid sequence MATKIKLIPNLNYKRSGTKSYVHLIRKYRFHPTKPGPYTLSSSIQQTGRPYTDKPIGGRAHIRQLVRKKSTTSDEVGEVPAEDVQNDSMYLATVGIGTPAQNLKLDFDTGSADLWVWSNKLPSTLLSENKTHAIFDSSKSSTFKTLEGESWQISYGDGSSASGSVGTDDVNIGGVVVKNQAVELAEKMSSTFAQGEGDGLLGLAFSNINTVQPKSVKTPVENMILQDDIPKSAELFTAKLDTWRDTDEESFYTFGFIDQDLVKTAGEEVYYTPVDNSQGFWLFNSTSATVNGKTINRSGNTAIADTGTTLALVDDDTCEAIYSAIDGAYYDQEVQGWIYPTDTAQDKLPTVSFAVGEKQFVVQKEDLAFSEAKTGYVYGGIQSRGDMNMDILGDTFLKSIYAIFDVGNLRFGAVQREELRQSLKSE; translated from the exons atggCTACCAAAATCAAGCTCATCCCTAACCTCAACTACAAGCGTTCAGGCACCAAGTCCTACGTACACTTGATCCGCAAGTACCGCTTTCATCCCACCAAGCCTGGCCCCTACACCCTCAGCAGCTCCATCCAACAGACCGGCCGTCCGTACACTGACAAGCCCATCGGGGGTCGGGCTCATATTCGTCAGCTGgtgcggaagaagagcaccACCAGCGATGAGGTTGGCGAGGTCCCGGCCGAAGATGTGCAGAACGACTCCATGTACCTGGCGACCGTGGGTATCGGAACCCCGGCGCAGAACCTGAAGTTGGACTTTGACACTGGTTCAGCTGATCTTTGG GTCTGGTCGAACAAACTTCCCTCAACCCTTCTATCCGAGAACAAGACCCATGCCATCTTCGACTCGTCCAAATCGAGCACCTTCAAGACCCTGGAAGGTGAATCTTGGCAAATCTCCTATGGAGATGGATCCTCCGCATCAGGGAGTGTCGGCACCGACGACGTCAACATTGGCGGCGTAGTAGTCAAGAACCAAGCCGTCgagctggcggagaagatgtcCAGCACATTCGCCCAAGGTGAAGGGGACGGATTGCTCGGTCTAGCAttcagcaacatcaacactGTGCAGCCAAAGTCCGTGAAAACGCCCGTCGAGAACATGATCCTGCAGGATGACATTCCCAAGTCGGCTGAGCTGTTTACGGCTAAGCTGGATACCTGGCGGGACACTGATGAGGAGTCATTCTACACCTTCGGCTTCATTGATCAAGATCTAGTGAAGACGGCAGGCGAAGAGGTCTACTACACCCCCGTCGATAACAGCCAAGGCTTCTGGCTCTTCAACTCGACCTCTGCTACCGTCAATGGAAAGACTATTAACCGGTCGGGTAACACCGCTATTGCTGATACTGGCACCACGCTGGCGTTGGTGGACGATGACACGTGTGAGGCGATCTATAGCGCAATTGACGGCGCATATTACGATCAGGAAGTCCAGGGCTGGATCTATCCGACCGATACAGCGCAGGATAAGCTACCCACTGTGTCCTTCGCCGTGGGCGAGAAGCAATTTGTGGTGCAAAAGGAGGACCTGGCCTTTTCGGAGGCGAAGACGGGATATGTATATGGAGGAATCCAGAGTCGTGGTGATATGAACATGGATATCTTGGGAGATACCTTTTTGAAGAGCATTTACGCT ATTTTCGATGTCGGTAACCTGCGCTTTGGAGCCGTCCAGCGCGAGGAGTTGCGCCAGAGCCTGAAGTCGGAGTAG
- a CDS encoding uncharacterized protein (COG:S;~EggNog:ENOG410PWX7) yields the protein MASSLADQILESSTTNDSVRSNSHIQLETLPPEIRVQILLLLNVEGLKSLVQASPVYHDQYRLDRKRLLLNCLATTLGSIFFEACIVQETSSVSFSQTRNHDSILEYFGSLTKRRCHSDFMPAGLTLNDAIDMVAFYLSVLKPFARHYSAWALRNLAKEPEATHTKIDEDLSESEKSRIIRALYRFQLCSNVFGVGPNKDELDLFRIRFQLGDDEILKLLEDLWEPWELEEINCINVFAETKCREIHDAVTWDFSERNPRFDDQERPPTPDGAVDIPQHSRAYLIGTITQGLERLQTIFFKVKEHAELVNVMEQTLVLWLEEFLEGDVHGAFTHAAQSGRRVRAPSERDMKEERREPLPFRGDRLDDYYYSNGAYPPLAWTLLWKGTYSNMLGSYIPDEFHMWGYVMWDAARLECTGAKEVLARGWDLMWGEDEDARDQREFF from the exons ATGGCTTCATCCTTGGCCGATCAAATTCTTGAAAGTTCCACGACGAACGACTCGGTCCGTTCAAACTCACATATACAACTTGAAACCTTGCCACCAGAAATCAGAGTCCAGATTCTCCTTCTACTCAATGTTGAAGGACTTAAATCACTAGTCCAAGCATCACCCGTTTATCACGACCAGTATCGTCTAGATCGCAAGCGCCTTCTCCTCAACTGCCTGGCGACCACACTGGGCAGCATTTTCTTCGAAGCTTGTATTGTCCAAGAGACTAGCTCAGTGAGCTTCTCGCAGACGCGCAACCACGATAGCATCCTTGAATATTTCGGGTCTCTCACGAAGCGGCGCTGTCACTCAGATTTTATGCCAGCAGGACTGACATTGAATGATGCCATAGATATGGTAGCCTTTTATCTCTCAGTCCTAAAACCTTTCGCACGGCACTATTCTGCGTGGGCATTACGCAACCTAGCTAAAGAGCCGGAAGCAACACACACTAAGATAGATGAAGACCTGAGTGAATCGGAAAAATCTAGGATAATCCGCGCTCTGTATCGCTTTCAATTATGCAGCAACGTATTCGGCGTGGGACCCAATAAGGACGAGCTTGATCTCTTCAGGATAAGGTTTCAACTCGGTGATGACGAGATTCTAAAGCTGCTGGAAGACTTATGGGAACCCTGGGAACTGGAGGAGATTAATTGCATCAATGTCTTTGCGGAAACAAAATGTCGTGAGATTCATGATGCTGTGACCTGGGATTTCAGTGAGAGGAATCCTCGGTTTGATGACCAGGAAAGACCGCCTACTCCGGATGGGGCGGTGGATATACCAC AGCACAGCCGTGCTTATTTGATCGGGACTATTACACAGGGCCTCGAGCGGTTGCAGACTATCTTCTTCAAGGTTAAAGAGCACGCGGAGTTGGTCAATGTAATGGAGCAGACTTTGGTTCTTTGGCTCGAGGAGTTCCTCGAAGGAGATGTTCACGGCGCGTTCACCCACGCGGCGCAAAGTGGACGTCGAGTTAGGGCACCTTCTGAGCGGGATATGAAAGAGGAGCGAAGGGAGCCGTTGCCTTTCCGGGGTGATAGGCTGGACGACTACTATTACTCTAACGGAGCGTACCCGCCATTAGCATGGACGCTTTTGTGGAAAGGAACATATAGCAATATGTTAGGAAGCTATATACCTGATGAATTCCACATGTGGGGGTATGTTATGTGGGATGCGGCCCGGTTGGAATGCACCGGTGCAAAGGAAGTATTGGCAAGAGGATGGGACTTGATGTggggtgaggatgaagatgcgagAGACCAGAGAGAATTTTTCTGA